A stretch of Bordetella genomosp. 13 DNA encodes these proteins:
- a CDS encoding alpha-E domain-containing protein yields the protein MLSRTADNLFWMCRHIERAENTARMLDVNLQMSLLPQDAQTLEGSWRAVLRISELQRGYDARYGGVTPQDVLHYMVREAQNPSSIYSCLRAARENARAVRGSLTTEVWETYNTTWLDLLKHLDQGLPERNPGEFFEWVKFRSHLARGVTLGTMLEDEALYFLRIGMNLERADNTARMLDVKFHEQDDEPGARADPAPDNGLYSEFYRWSALLSSVSGLEIYRKVYRDVIAPDRVAELMILRGDMPRSLLSSVRAVSEDLARVSNGRSAETERRAGMMRAELEYGRVEDILRGGLHRFLERFLARINDLGNRISQDFLVPLSA from the coding sequence ATGCTGAGCCGCACCGCAGACAATCTCTTCTGGATGTGCCGCCACATCGAGCGGGCCGAGAACACCGCGCGCATGCTGGACGTCAACCTGCAGATGTCCCTGCTGCCGCAGGACGCGCAGACGCTCGAGGGCTCGTGGCGCGCCGTGCTGCGCATTTCCGAGCTGCAGCGCGGCTATGACGCGCGCTACGGCGGCGTCACGCCGCAGGACGTGCTGCACTACATGGTGCGCGAGGCGCAGAATCCCTCGTCGATCTATTCGTGCCTGCGCGCCGCGCGCGAGAACGCCCGCGCCGTACGCGGCAGCCTGACCACCGAGGTCTGGGAAACCTACAACACCACCTGGCTGGACCTGCTCAAGCATCTGGACCAGGGCCTGCCCGAGCGCAACCCCGGCGAGTTCTTCGAATGGGTGAAGTTCCGCTCGCACCTGGCGCGCGGCGTGACGCTGGGCACCATGCTCGAGGACGAGGCGCTGTACTTCCTGCGCATCGGCATGAACCTCGAACGCGCCGACAACACCGCGCGCATGCTGGACGTGAAGTTCCACGAGCAGGACGACGAGCCGGGCGCCCGTGCCGACCCTGCCCCGGACAACGGCCTGTACAGCGAGTTCTACCGCTGGTCGGCGCTGCTTAGCTCGGTGTCGGGCCTGGAAATCTACCGCAAGGTGTACCGCGACGTGATCGCGCCCGACCGTGTGGCCGAGCTGATGATCCTGCGCGGCGACATGCCGCGTTCCCTGCTGTCTTCCGTGCGCGCGGTGTCGGAAGACCTGGCCCGCGTCTCGAACGGCCGCTCGGCCGAGACCGAGCGCCGCGCGGGCATGATGCGCGCCGAGCTGGAATACGGCCGCGTCGAGGACATCCTGCGCGGCGGCCTGCATCGCTTCCTCGAGCGCTTCCTGGCCCGCATCAACGACCTGGGCAACCGCATCAGCCAGGATTTCCTGGTGCCGCTGTCGGCCTGA
- a CDS encoding circularly permuted type 2 ATP-grasp protein, producing MHDAAPRPPAAYDEMLDGQGNVRQHYRAYAEWLARQPADVMAARQLEADLSFRRVGITFSVAGDAAGTERLIPFDLIPRIIPADEWRRLDQGLKQRVRALNMFIHDIYHGHDIVRAGVVPAEQVFLNAQYRPEMQDIDVAEDIYCHVAGVDIVRAGQGEFYVLEDNLRVPSGVSYMLENRKMSMRLMPDVFSRVKVEPVAHYPDLLLDNLREVAPRNIEDPTVVVLTPGMYNSAYFEHAFLAQQMGVELVEGQDLFVEQNTVYMRTTRGPRRVDVIYRRLDDDFMDPLSFRADSVLGVPGLLSVYRAGRITLANAIGTGIADDKSTYLYVPDMIRFYLNEEPILSNVPTWQCSRPDELSHVLANMHELVVKEVHGAGGYGMLVGPSSTKAQIEAFKDRVRANPANYIAQPTLALSTIPTYVESGVAPRHVDLRPYVLCGKDIRTVPGGLCRVALVEGSLVVNSSQGGGTKDTWVLED from the coding sequence ATGCACGACGCTGCACCCCGCCCCCCCGCGGCCTACGACGAGATGCTCGATGGCCAGGGCAATGTGCGCCAGCATTACCGCGCCTATGCCGAATGGCTGGCGCGGCAGCCCGCGGACGTCATGGCGGCCCGGCAGCTCGAGGCGGACCTCAGCTTCCGCCGCGTCGGCATCACGTTCTCGGTGGCGGGCGATGCCGCCGGCACCGAGCGCCTGATCCCCTTCGACCTGATCCCCCGCATCATCCCCGCCGACGAGTGGCGGCGCCTGGACCAGGGGCTGAAACAGCGCGTGCGCGCGCTGAACATGTTCATCCACGACATCTACCACGGCCATGACATCGTGCGGGCGGGCGTCGTGCCTGCAGAGCAGGTGTTCCTGAACGCGCAGTACCGTCCCGAGATGCAGGACATCGACGTGGCCGAGGACATCTATTGCCACGTGGCCGGCGTGGACATCGTGCGCGCTGGCCAGGGCGAGTTCTATGTGCTGGAAGACAATCTTCGGGTGCCGTCGGGCGTGTCGTACATGCTCGAGAACCGCAAGATGTCGATGCGCCTGATGCCCGACGTCTTCTCGCGCGTGAAGGTCGAGCCGGTGGCGCACTATCCGGACCTGCTGCTGGATAACCTGCGCGAGGTCGCACCGCGCAACATCGAGGACCCCACGGTCGTCGTGCTGACGCCCGGCATGTACAACTCGGCGTACTTCGAGCATGCCTTCCTGGCCCAGCAGATGGGCGTGGAGCTGGTCGAGGGACAGGACCTGTTCGTCGAGCAGAACACGGTGTACATGCGCACCACGCGCGGCCCCCGGCGCGTCGACGTCATCTACCGCCGGCTGGACGACGACTTCATGGATCCGCTGTCGTTCCGCGCCGACTCGGTGCTGGGCGTGCCGGGACTGCTGTCGGTGTACCGCGCCGGGCGCATCACGCTGGCCAACGCCATCGGCACGGGCATCGCCGACGACAAGTCGACGTATCTGTACGTGCCCGACATGATCCGCTTCTACCTCAACGAAGAGCCGATCCTGTCCAACGTGCCCACCTGGCAGTGCTCGCGGCCCGACGAGCTTTCGCACGTGCTGGCCAACATGCACGAGCTGGTGGTGAAAGAAGTGCATGGCGCCGGCGGCTACGGCATGCTGGTGGGCCCCTCTTCCACGAAGGCGCAGATCGAGGCCTTCAAGGATCGCGTACGCGCCAACCCGGCCAACTACATCGCCCAGCCCACGCTGGCGCTGTCCACCATTCCCACCTACGTCGAGTCGGGCGTGGCGCCGCGCCACGTCGACCTGCGGCCCTACGTGCTGTGCGGCAAGGACATCCGCACCGTGCCGGGCGGGCTGTGCCGCGTGGCGCTGGTAGAGGGGTCGCTGGTCGTCAACAGCAGCCAGGGCGGCGGCACCAAGGACACGTGGGTACTGGAAGACTGA
- a CDS encoding lytic transglycosylase domain-containing protein — protein sequence MQRDRQSGPYQKSTMTVRRAPDAAPSCPSSSTFRRWLPALALVATACSSVDAQQRADAPMGAANAVATVTPAANAGVLEQQAQVQAQTPRPISVPRVELAGLPPSPNDAARQAVVASREAMNRKQWSALGMAAPQAANDPLGIYAQYWLLRYQLWNPPGGQRPTAALQRFLQANAGTYLEDKLRSDWIIVAARSGDFETVQDLGEPRVPNSQVACARVDAQHMTGKRATAAQAVAVFQPVTACWKLYDQLVADRVLGWEHIQPQVRDAVEDNDLADANKLGEYIFEADDRKQLAILLKDPMKWLVRQSKSPVGRNEKELVTLALARLARSDIAVADSYLRREWESHLPKADVAWVRTQYALIAALNLDERAHRWYREAGESVRMTPYNHAWRVRAALREPKVDWKWVLASIAQMSPAQQAEPAWVYWKSRGLAAQGHGEQARQGYASIADQFNFYGQLAAEELGRKITVPPVPQPVTDAEMAQARANPGLIRAVHLFRLGWRGEAVPEWNFSLRGMSDRQLMAAAELARAEGLFDRVVNTSDRTEAEFDFTQRYIAPFEGRVSAKARAIALDPAWVYGLIRQESRFVMEARSHVGASGLMQLMPATAKWVARKIGMNDFTPDSVHDFDVNTELGTNYLNMVLQDLGGSQLLASAGYNAGPRRPINWRATFSHPVEGAIFAETIPFTETRQYVQNVMSNATYYAALFSGQPQSLKARLGSVGATGPVARTELP from the coding sequence ATGCAGCGGGATCGTCAATCGGGACCTTATCAGAAATCCACAATGACGGTCCGGCGTGCGCCGGACGCGGCGCCTTCCTGCCCTTCCTCCTCCACATTCAGGCGCTGGCTGCCGGCCCTGGCCCTGGTGGCCACGGCATGCTCCTCGGTCGATGCGCAGCAGCGCGCGGACGCCCCGATGGGCGCGGCCAATGCGGTGGCCACCGTTACACCCGCCGCGAACGCGGGCGTCCTCGAGCAACAGGCACAGGTCCAGGCGCAGACGCCCCGGCCCATCTCCGTGCCCCGCGTCGAACTGGCCGGCCTGCCTCCCTCGCCCAACGATGCCGCCCGCCAGGCCGTCGTGGCCTCGCGCGAGGCCATGAACCGCAAGCAGTGGTCGGCGCTGGGCATGGCCGCGCCGCAGGCCGCCAACGATCCGCTGGGCATCTACGCCCAATACTGGCTCCTGCGTTATCAGCTGTGGAACCCTCCCGGCGGCCAGCGGCCCACCGCCGCGCTGCAGCGCTTCCTGCAGGCCAACGCCGGCACTTACCTGGAAGACAAGCTACGCTCCGACTGGATCATCGTGGCCGCCCGCAGCGGCGATTTCGAAACCGTGCAAGACCTGGGCGAGCCGCGTGTTCCAAACAGCCAGGTGGCATGCGCGCGGGTGGACGCCCAGCACATGACCGGCAAGCGCGCCACGGCCGCGCAGGCCGTGGCCGTCTTCCAGCCCGTCACGGCCTGCTGGAAGCTGTACGACCAGTTGGTGGCCGATCGCGTGCTTGGATGGGAACACATCCAGCCCCAGGTGCGCGACGCCGTCGAAGACAACGACCTCGCCGACGCCAACAAGCTGGGCGAATACATCTTCGAGGCCGATGACCGCAAGCAGCTGGCCATCCTGCTGAAGGACCCCATGAAGTGGCTGGTGCGGCAAAGCAAGTCGCCCGTCGGCCGCAACGAGAAAGAGCTGGTGACGCTGGCACTGGCCCGGCTGGCGCGCTCGGACATCGCCGTGGCGGATTCCTACCTGCGCCGCGAATGGGAAAGCCATCTGCCCAAGGCGGACGTCGCCTGGGTGCGCACACAGTACGCCCTGATCGCGGCCCTGAACCTGGACGAACGTGCGCATCGCTGGTACCGCGAGGCCGGCGAAAGCGTGCGCATGACGCCCTACAACCATGCCTGGCGCGTGCGCGCCGCGCTGCGCGAGCCCAAGGTCGACTGGAAATGGGTGCTGGCCTCCATCGCGCAGATGTCGCCCGCGCAGCAGGCCGAGCCCGCCTGGGTCTACTGGAAGTCGCGCGGCCTGGCCGCGCAGGGGCACGGCGAGCAGGCTCGGCAGGGCTATGCTTCGATCGCCGACCAGTTCAACTTCTATGGCCAGCTGGCGGCCGAGGAGCTGGGCCGCAAGATCACCGTGCCCCCCGTGCCGCAGCCCGTCACCGATGCCGAGATGGCGCAGGCGCGGGCCAACCCGGGCCTGATCCGCGCCGTGCACCTGTTCCGTCTCGGCTGGCGCGGCGAGGCGGTGCCCGAATGGAATTTCTCGCTGCGCGGCATGTCCGATCGGCAACTGATGGCCGCCGCCGAGCTGGCGCGCGCCGAAGGGTTGTTCGACCGAGTGGTCAACACCTCGGACCGCACCGAGGCGGAGTTCGATTTCACGCAGCGCTACATCGCGCCGTTCGAGGGCCGCGTCAGCGCCAAGGCGCGCGCCATCGCCCTGGATCCGGCGTGGGTGTACGGCCTGATCCGGCAGGAGTCGCGCTTCGTGATGGAGGCACGTTCGCACGTGGGCGCCTCGGGCCTGATGCAGCTGATGCCCGCAACCGCCAAGTGGGTGGCTCGCAAGATCGGCATGAACGACTTCACGCCCGACAGCGTGCACGACTTCGACGTCAACACCGAGCTGGGCACGAATTACCTCAACATGGTGCTGCAAGACCTGGGCGGCTCGCAGCTGCTGGCCAGCGCCGGGTACAACGCCGGGCCCAGGCGCCCCATCAACTGGCGCGCCACTTTTAGCCACCCGGTCGAGGGCGCGATCTTCGCCGAAACCATTCCGTTCACCGAGACGCGGCAATACGTGCAGAACGTCATGTCCAATGCCACGTACTACGCCGCGCTGTTCAGCGGCCAGCCGCAGTCGCTGAAGGCGCGGCTGGGCAGCGTGGGCGCCACGGGCCCGGTGGCGCGCACCGAGCTGCCGTGA
- a CDS encoding transglutaminase family protein: MTIHVALKHVTQYRYDRLVGLSPQVLRLRPAPHCRTRVLSYSLTVEPADYFLNWQQDPFANYLARLTFPGKTRELKITVDLVAEMAVYNPFDFFLESSAENYPLQYDENLAHDLAPYLAREPATPRFADFLASVDTREQRTVDFLVELNRRVHKEVRYLIRMEPGVQTPEETLARGAGSCRDSGWLLVQALRHLGLAARFVSGYLIQLTPDVKSLDGPSGTEVDFTDLHAWCEVFLPGAGWIGLDPTSGLMAGEGHIPLAATPEPGSAAPVTGAVEECEVEFGHTMEVTRIHESPRVTKPYDAEQWQAIKDLGHRIDDDLDRHDVRLTQGGEPTFVATSDRDAAEWNTAALGPTKRGYATELVQRLRERYGANGFLHFGQGKWYPGEQLPRWALSVYWREDGQPCWNDPSRFADERTPGRHTEADARRFILELCARLGLASDYVQPGYEDVFYYLWRERRLPVNVDPFDARLDDELERDRLRRVFAQKLDKVVGYALPIKRGDGPALGGPAWITGPWFFRDERMYLFPGDSPMGYRLPLDSLPWVSETDRPLQVERDPFDSRRGLPGPAELRPQSRGAVAVAGRPGAAGAIPPGGDRAGAIAGAGSGSAVGNGRSAMAGAGADDAHAVPLERRPDRFESASWITRTALCTEARNGVLYVFMPPLQRVEDYLELLAAVEATAAALDMRIVLEGYQPPRDPRLKMLQVTPDPGVIEVNIHPASNWDELVDHTEFLYEAAYQTRLSTEKFMVDGKHTGTGGGNHFVLGGKTPADSPFLRRPDLLVSLLTYWINHPSLSYLFSGLFIGPSSQAPRVDEARNDQIIELEIAIQEIRKQCAERGGQVPPWLIDRALRNILVDVTGNTHRAEFCIDKLYSPDSSTGRLGLLELRAFEMPPHAQMSLAQQLLLRGLLAHFWKTPYTARLSRWNTALHDRFMLPTFVRMDFEDVIRDLNEAGYAFDAAWFAPHFEFRFPLYGDIAARGIHLELRGALEPWHVMGEEGAIGGTVRYVDSSLERLEVRVSGLNDSRHVVTANGRALPLQPTGRAGEYVAGVRYKAWAPPSALHPTVAVHVPLVFDIVDTWSQRSLGGCQYHVEHPGGLNPGVLPVNAYEAESRRLARFQRMGHTPGRLNPEPAVPGRELPFTLDLRRD, from the coding sequence GTGACCATCCACGTAGCGCTCAAGCATGTGACGCAGTATCGGTACGACCGCCTGGTCGGGTTGTCGCCGCAGGTACTGCGGCTGCGCCCGGCCCCGCACTGCCGCACCCGCGTCCTGTCGTATTCGTTGACGGTCGAGCCGGCCGACTACTTCCTCAACTGGCAGCAGGATCCGTTCGCGAACTATCTGGCGCGGCTCACCTTCCCGGGAAAAACGCGCGAACTGAAGATTACGGTGGACCTGGTGGCCGAAATGGCCGTCTACAACCCCTTCGACTTCTTCCTCGAGTCGTCGGCCGAAAACTACCCGCTGCAGTACGACGAGAACCTCGCGCACGACCTGGCGCCCTACCTGGCCCGCGAACCGGCTACCCCGCGCTTCGCCGACTTCCTGGCGAGCGTCGATACGCGCGAGCAGCGCACCGTCGACTTCCTGGTCGAACTGAACCGCCGGGTTCATAAAGAGGTCCGCTACCTCATCCGCATGGAGCCCGGGGTGCAGACGCCGGAAGAAACCCTGGCGCGCGGCGCGGGCTCGTGCCGCGACTCGGGATGGCTGCTGGTGCAGGCGCTGCGCCACCTGGGACTCGCGGCGCGCTTCGTGTCCGGCTACCTGATCCAGTTGACGCCCGACGTGAAGTCGCTGGACGGCCCCAGCGGCACGGAGGTCGACTTCACCGACCTGCATGCCTGGTGCGAGGTGTTCCTGCCCGGCGCGGGCTGGATCGGCCTGGATCCCACCTCGGGCCTGATGGCGGGCGAAGGCCACATCCCGCTGGCCGCCACGCCCGAGCCCGGCAGCGCCGCGCCGGTGACGGGGGCCGTCGAGGAGTGCGAGGTCGAGTTCGGCCACACAATGGAAGTGACGCGCATCCATGAGTCGCCGCGCGTCACCAAACCTTATGACGCCGAGCAGTGGCAGGCCATCAAGGACCTGGGCCATCGCATCGACGACGATCTGGATCGCCATGACGTGCGCCTGACGCAGGGCGGAGAACCCACCTTCGTGGCCACCTCCGACCGCGATGCGGCCGAGTGGAACACCGCCGCGCTGGGTCCGACCAAGCGCGGCTACGCCACCGAGCTGGTGCAGCGGCTGCGCGAACGCTATGGCGCCAATGGCTTCCTGCATTTCGGACAGGGCAAGTGGTATCCGGGCGAGCAACTGCCGCGCTGGGCGCTGTCGGTGTACTGGCGCGAGGACGGGCAGCCCTGCTGGAACGACCCGTCGCGCTTCGCCGACGAGCGCACGCCGGGCCGCCATACCGAAGCGGACGCCCGGCGCTTCATCCTCGAGCTGTGCGCGCGGCTGGGCCTGGCCTCCGACTACGTGCAGCCCGGCTATGAGGATGTCTTCTATTACCTGTGGCGCGAGCGGCGCCTGCCGGTGAACGTCGATCCGTTCGACGCGCGCCTGGACGACGAATTGGAACGCGACCGCTTGCGGCGCGTGTTCGCGCAGAAGCTGGACAAGGTGGTGGGCTATGCCCTGCCCATCAAGCGCGGCGATGGCCCGGCGCTGGGCGGGCCGGCCTGGATCACGGGGCCGTGGTTCTTCCGCGATGAGCGCATGTACCTGTTCCCCGGCGACTCGCCGATGGGCTATAGGCTGCCGCTGGATTCGCTGCCCTGGGTGTCCGAGACGGACCGGCCGCTGCAGGTCGAACGCGATCCGTTCGACTCGCGTCGCGGGCTGCCCGGACCCGCCGAATTGCGGCCGCAATCGCGCGGCGCGGTGGCGGTGGCTGGACGGCCCGGCGCGGCAGGCGCCATCCCGCCCGGCGGCGATAGGGCCGGGGCGATCGCCGGCGCGGGCTCCGGCTCCGCGGTGGGCAACGGCCGCTCCGCCATGGCGGGCGCCGGCGCAGATGATGCACATGCCGTTCCCCTGGAACGCCGCCCCGACCGCTTCGAATCGGCCTCGTGGATCACCCGCACCGCGCTGTGCACCGAAGCGCGCAACGGCGTGCTGTACGTCTTTATGCCGCCGTTGCAGCGCGTGGAAGACTACCTGGAGCTGCTGGCCGCGGTGGAAGCCACCGCCGCCGCCCTGGACATGCGCATCGTGCTGGAAGGCTACCAGCCGCCGCGCGATCCGCGCCTGAAGATGCTGCAGGTCACGCCCGATCCGGGCGTCATCGAAGTCAACATCCATCCCGCCTCGAACTGGGACGAACTGGTCGATCACACCGAGTTCCTGTACGAGGCCGCCTACCAGACGCGGCTGTCCACCGAGAAGTTCATGGTGGACGGCAAGCACACCGGCACGGGCGGCGGCAATCACTTCGTGCTGGGCGGCAAGACGCCGGCCGACAGCCCTTTCCTGCGCCGCCCGGACCTGCTGGTCAGCCTGCTGACGTACTGGATCAACCACCCGTCGCTGTCGTATCTGTTCTCGGGCCTGTTCATCGGGCCCAGCAGCCAGGCGCCGCGCGTGGACGAGGCGCGCAACGACCAGATCATCGAACTCGAGATCGCCATCCAGGAGATCCGCAAACAGTGCGCCGAGCGGGGTGGCCAGGTGCCGCCCTGGCTCATCGACCGCGCGCTGCGCAACATCCTGGTCGACGTCACGGGCAACACGCATCGCGCCGAGTTCTGCATCGACAAGCTGTATTCGCCGGACAGCAGCACCGGACGCCTGGGCCTGCTCGAGCTGCGAGCCTTCGAGATGCCGCCGCACGCGCAGATGAGCCTCGCGCAGCAGCTGCTGCTGCGCGGCCTGCTGGCGCACTTCTGGAAGACGCCCTATACCGCGCGCCTGTCGCGCTGGAACACCGCCCTGCACGACCGCTTCATGCTGCCGACCTTCGTGCGCATGGATTTCGAGGACGTCATCCGCGACCTGAACGAGGCGGGCTACGCCTTCGACGCGGCATGGTTCGCGCCGCACTTCGAGTTCCGCTTCCCGCTGTACGGCGACATCGCCGCGCGCGGCATCCACCTGGAACTGCGCGGCGCGCTGGAGCCGTGGCACGTGATGGGCGAGGAAGGCGCGATCGGCGGCACGGTGCGCTACGTGGACTCGTCGCTGGAACGCCTGGAGGTGCGCGTCTCGGGCCTGAACGACAGCCGCCACGTTGTCACCGCCAACGGACGGGCGCTGCCGCTGCAGCCCACCGGCCGGGCGGGCGAGTACGTGGCCGGGGTGCGCTACAAGGCGTGGGCGCCGCCCTCGGCGCTGCATCCCACCGTGGCCGTGCACGTGCCGCTGGTGTTCGACATCGTCGACACCTGGTCGCAGCGATCGTTGGGCGGATGCCAGTATCATGTCGAGCATCCGGGCGGGCTGAACCCGGGCGTGCTGCCGGTCAATGCCTACGAGGCCGAAAGCCGGCGGCTGGCGCGGTTCCAGAGAATGGGCCATACGCCGGGACGCCTGAACCCCGAACCGGCCGTGCCGGGCCGCGAGCTTCCGTTCACGCTGGACTTGCGGCGCGATTGA
- a CDS encoding 5-formyltetrahydrofolate cyclo-ligase: protein MPIQNPAQNTAVALRARLRQARAELPADARSRGGLLLRGRLFSWLNAARQAAAASGRRLDRVAAYWPMADEPDLRPLLEQWVQAGISVCLPTIAARNQPLVFRNWTPEASLREGQYGIPEPDGEPCVPDVILVPTLGYTDEADRLGYGGGYYDRTLAALASAGHDYVSVGIAWTEGRLPAEYQPALHDMRLDAVLTPDGWLPRAPLDAAPAPGTSAKAQFTLR from the coding sequence ATGCCGATTCAAAACCCCGCACAGAATACCGCAGTCGCGTTGCGCGCGCGATTGCGACAGGCCCGGGCAGAACTGCCCGCCGACGCGCGCTCGCGCGGCGGACTGTTGCTGCGCGGACGTCTCTTCAGCTGGCTGAATGCGGCGCGACAGGCGGCCGCCGCTTCGGGACGCCGCCTGGATCGCGTGGCCGCCTACTGGCCCATGGCCGACGAACCCGACCTGCGCCCCCTGCTGGAACAATGGGTGCAGGCGGGCATATCGGTGTGCCTGCCCACCATTGCGGCCCGCAACCAGCCGTTGGTATTCCGCAACTGGACGCCGGAAGCCTCCCTGCGCGAGGGGCAGTACGGCATCCCGGAACCCGACGGCGAGCCCTGCGTGCCCGACGTGATCCTGGTTCCCACCCTCGGCTATACGGACGAGGCCGACCGGCTGGGCTACGGCGGCGGCTACTACGACCGCACGCTGGCCGCCCTGGCCTCGGCCGGCCATGACTACGTCTCCGTCGGCATCGCGTGGACCGAAGGCCGCCTGCCCGCCGAGTATCAACCGGCGCTGCACGACATGCGGCTGGACGCCGTGCTGACCCCTGACGGCTGGCTGCCGCGCGCGCCGCTGGATGCGGCGCCGGCGCCTGGGACGAGCGCAAAAGCGCAGTTCACATTGCGCTGA
- a CDS encoding transglutaminase family protein, whose product MKHLIKHTTRYRYTAPVSYTIQTLRLTPRSDDHQRTLRWHIAAPGPLEQQVDAYGNVTHTLVLNRPHTEIEIRVTGQVEIDPLRDGQVRGEESRLPVHAYCVPTPLTKSDETIAQFCREAVPGGLKQPRDLLTLAEAICARVAYEPGITDVTTAASEVLALGHGVCQDHVHLFLACVRGLGVPGRYVSGYYYTAGEVAASHAWADVWLPDPGWISVDVTHREFASDGHCRLAVARDYDSASPVRGVRNGGGDESMSVSVQIDVRQQ is encoded by the coding sequence ATGAAGCACCTGATCAAGCACACGACCCGCTACCGCTATACCGCGCCGGTCAGCTACACCATCCAGACCCTGCGCCTGACGCCGCGGTCCGACGACCACCAGCGCACGCTGCGCTGGCACATCGCCGCGCCGGGGCCGCTGGAACAGCAGGTGGATGCCTACGGCAACGTCACGCACACGCTGGTGCTGAACCGGCCGCACACCGAGATCGAGATCCGGGTCACGGGCCAGGTCGAGATCGATCCGCTGCGGGACGGCCAGGTGCGCGGAGAGGAAAGCCGCCTGCCGGTGCATGCCTATTGCGTGCCCACGCCGCTGACGAAAAGCGACGAGACCATCGCGCAGTTCTGCCGCGAGGCCGTGCCCGGGGGCCTGAAGCAGCCGCGGGACCTGTTGACGCTCGCGGAGGCCATCTGCGCCCGCGTGGCCTACGAGCCTGGCATCACCGACGTGACCACCGCGGCCAGCGAAGTGCTGGCCCTGGGCCATGGCGTGTGCCAGGACCACGTGCATCTGTTCCTGGCCTGCGTGCGCGGCCTGGGGGTGCCCGGCCGCTACGTCAGCGGCTATTACTACACGGCCGGCGAAGTGGCCGCCAGCCATGCCTGGGCGGACGTGTGGCTGCCGGATCCGGGCTGGATCAGCGTGGACGTCACCCACCGCGAATTCGCATCGGACGGCCATTGCCGGCTGGCCGTGGCGCGCGACTACGACTCGGCCTCGCCCGTGCGCGGCGTGCGCAACGGCGGCGGCGACGAGTCCATGAGCGTCTCGGTCCAGATCGACGTCCGGCAGCAATAA